CGTCGACACCCCGTGGCTCGGCTGGCGCTGGAGCTTCTGGTCGATGATCCCCTTCATGCTCGCCGCGATCTGGGTCATCGTGCGCAGGCTCGAGGTGCCGAGCGTCCGCAGCGGCAAGGTGCATCTCGACATCCCCGGGGCCGCCCTCATCGCCGCCTCGGCCGTGTCGCTCCTCCTGTGGGTCTCCCTCATCGGCCGCGGCATCCCCTTCACCGACACGGGTGCGCTCGTGCTCCTGGCCATCGCCCTTGTCACGGCGGTCGCCTTCGTCCTCGTCGAGAAGAGGAGCCCGGAGCCCCTCATCCCCATGGACATCCTCACCCACCACAACACCGTCCTCGCGATCATCGCGGTCATGGGCGCGGGCACGATGATGTTCGGTGCGTCGGTCTTTCTCGGCCAGTACTTCCAGTACGGCCGCGGGTACTCACCCTCCGCGGCTGGCCTTCTCACCCTGCCGATGATGATCGGCATCGTCATCGCCTCGACCTGGATCGGCCAGCTCATCACCCGCAAGGGAATCTGGAAGCGGTACGTGGTCTCAGGTATGGCGCTCATGACCCTGTCGGCCGCCGCCCTCACATTCACCCGGCAGGACACGAGCCTCATCCTCATCGGCCTTGCCCTCTTCGCGGGCGGCTGGGGGCTCGGTGCCGCGAACCAGAACCTCGTCCTCGCCGTGCAGAACACCGTTCCACTGAGGCAGATGGGGGCGGCGACCTCGACCGTCACCTTCTTCCGCAACCTCGGCGGCGCTGTCGGCATCCAGATTCTCGGTGCCGCCTACAATGCGGCGACAGACAGCTACATAGTCCGTGAGCTCGGGGAGGTCCCAGCGGCACCCGCCGGCGGGGCGGGCGCCCTCGACCTCAGCGCGCTTCCGGACTCGATCGAGTCCGTCGTGCGCTCCGCCTTCGGGAACTCCCTGTGGTCCGTCTTCGCCGCCTCCGCCGTTCTCCTTCTCGTCGGCACGATTGCGGCAGGTTTCATGAAGGGGACCTCCCTGCGTGACACCGTCGATATCGAGAACACCGTGCACCGGTCCCTCGTCAAGGAGGACGCCGATGAGGGGCAAGAGTTGGGGGCGGGATTGTCTGGCGAGCGCTCAACTGGGGAGGGTGTCAGCCTGGAGGAGCGGCCTGCGCTGCGGCCCGACCGTGACCATCTGTCCGATCGCCGCGTCACCGGCCTCACGCCCATTCTTCCCAACGACGAGGACGAGCCGAAGACCGACAAGACCGACTGATGTCGGCGTGCAGACCGTGCCGACAAGGACGCACGCTGCGAGGATCGTGCGTCCAGTGCTTGAGGCGCAGATAAGGGTGGAGGGCCGACAGATGTCGGCCCTCCACTGTCAGTCTTCTGGGATCAGTCGACGACTCCGTAGAGACGGTCTCCGGCATCGCCCAGGCCGGGAACAATGTAGCCCTTCTCGTTGAGCCTCTCGTCGACGGCAGCAAGGACGACGGTGACGTCCGCGCGGTCTCCGACGTGATCCTCGAGGGCCTTGATGCCCTCGGGTGCGCCGAGGAGGCAGATCGCCGTGACATCCTTCGCGCCCCGCTCAAGGAGATAGTCGATGGAGGCGATGAGCGTGTGGCCGGTGGCCAGCATGGGGTCGAGGACGAAGCACTGCCGGTTCGACAGGTCATCGGGCAGACGGTTCGCGTAGGTGACCGCCTCGAACGTCTCCTCGTCCCTCTTCATCCCGAGGAAACCGACCTCAGCCGTGGGCATGATCCTCTCCATGCCGGACAGCATGCCGAGGCCCGCGCGGAGAATGGGGACGACGATTGGGAGCGGGTTCGATAGTGCCGTGCCGGTCGTCTTTGCGACCGGGGTCTCGATCTCGAGCGGCTCGACATCGATATCCCTCGTCGCCTCATAGGCGAGCAGCGTCATGAGCTCTTCGACGAGCTGCCGGAATACCGGCGACGGTGTCTCCTTACGGCGAAGGGCAGTCAGCTTATGGGCGACAAGGGGGTGGTCGATGACCTGCAGTCTCATGTCTACTAATCTAACGCAGTAATAGCGTCGACGCAGGGAACGGAGGGCCCATGTGGCCTGAAAGAGTCAGAGATTACGAGACTCATATGCGGCGATGCCTCGACCTTGCCCAGGAGGCGGCGGACCGATCCGACATTCCGGTAGGGGCCGTCGTCATCGACGAGAGCGGCATCATCGGCACCGGCTGCAACACCCGGGAGCACGACCACGACCCTGCCGGGCATGCGGAGATCGTCGCCCTGCGCGAGGCTGCACGGGCGAAGAAGAGCTGGCGGCTGGACGGGTGCACGCTCGTCGTCACGCTTGAGCCGTGCACGATGTGCGCGGGCGCGATCGTCCTCTCCCGCATCTCCACAACAGTCTTC
This is a stretch of genomic DNA from Flaviflexus salsibiostraticola. It encodes these proteins:
- a CDS encoding MDR family MFS transporter translates to MTPEQAEAADRKHREVLSILTGLLLVQFLGMLANTIVSNAMPVIVAEIGGNQAHYTWILTAGILANTVMTALTGKLADLFDKKRLFIASMLIFIVSSALCGAATSPEMLIAFRVLQGLGMGMQVMMSMVIMATIIPPRERGRYNGYMGATLALATVSGPLLGGLIVDTPWLGWRWSFWSMIPFMLAAIWVIVRRLEVPSVRSGKVHLDIPGAALIAASAVSLLLWVSLIGRGIPFTDTGALVLLAIALVTAVAFVLVEKRSPEPLIPMDILTHHNTVLAIIAVMGAGTMMFGASVFLGQYFQYGRGYSPSAAGLLTLPMMIGIVIASTWIGQLITRKGIWKRYVVSGMALMTLSAAALTFTRQDTSLILIGLALFAGGWGLGAANQNLVLAVQNTVPLRQMGAATSTVTFFRNLGGAVGIQILGAAYNAATDSYIVRELGEVPAAPAGGAGALDLSALPDSIESVVRSAFGNSLWSVFAASAVLLLVGTIAAGFMKGTSLRDTVDIENTVHRSLVKEDADEGQELGAGLSGERSTGEGVSLEERPALRPDRDHLSDRRVTGLTPILPNDEDEPKTDKTD
- the tadA gene encoding tRNA adenosine(34) deaminase TadA, with product MWPERVRDYETHMRRCLDLAQEAADRSDIPVGAVVIDESGIIGTGCNTREHDHDPAGHAEIVALREAARAKKSWRLDGCTLVVTLEPCTMCAGAIVLSRISTTVFGAWDPKAGAAGSVRDVLRDPRLNHQVEVIGGVLEQECSSQLAAYFKSRR
- the upp gene encoding uracil phosphoribosyltransferase; its protein translation is MRLQVIDHPLVAHKLTALRRKETPSPVFRQLVEELMTLLAYEATRDIDVEPLEIETPVAKTTGTALSNPLPIVVPILRAGLGMLSGMERIMPTAEVGFLGMKRDEETFEAVTYANRLPDDLSNRQCFVLDPMLATGHTLIASIDYLLERGAKDVTAICLLGAPEGIKALEDHVGDRADVTVVLAAVDERLNEKGYIVPGLGDAGDRLYGVVD